The genome window TTCTGCGTGCGCACCACGATGCAGCGTGCTGCGGCGGAGGGCTACGACGTCACGCTCGTGAGCGACGCGCACACCACCGTCGACACCGAGTGGGACGACGTGCCGATCACGGGGGAGCAGATCGTCGCACACACGAACATGTACTTCTCAGGACTGCGGTACCCGGGCCAGCGGTTCGCGATCGCCACGCACGACGAGGTCGCGCTCTGAGGACGGGTCGCGCTCTATCCTGATCCCGTGACCCAGTACGCCGCACCGGCCAAGACGAATGTGCTCGCCCTCGTCGGCTTCATCGCCGCATTCATGATCCCGCTCGCGGGCGTGATCCTGTCCGTGTTCGCCCGGCGTCAGCTCGATGCGCCGGGCAACGCCGAATCCGGCCGCGGACTCGCCCGCTGGGCGATGGTGATCGGCGTCCTCGGCACGCTCGCTCAGATCGGCTTCTTCATCATCTGGTTCTCGCTGTTCTTCCGTGCGGTCGGCGCAATGGCTTCCTGACAGACTGGTCTGATGACCGCAACGCTCGTCGCCCAGAATCTGGCAGGTGGCTACGGTCACCGCATCCTCTTCGAGGGCCTCGACCTGACCGTCGCTCCCGGAGACGTCATCGGGGTCGTCGGTGCGAACGGCGCGGGCAAGTCCACGCTGCTCCGAATCCTCGCGGGGGTTCTCGCTCCCGCTGACGGCACGGTGTCTCTCGCTCCGACCGACGCCTTCGTCGGCTGGCTGCCGCAGGAGCACGAGCGCGTCGAGGATGAGACGGTCGCCGAGTACATCGCGCGCCGCACGGGGTGCGCTGCGGCCACGCGAGAGATGGATGCCGCCGCTGCCGCGCTGGGAGACCCTTCCCTCGCACCCGCGGGAACGGATCCCGCGGACACATACTCGCAGGCCCTCGACCGGTGGCTCGCCAGCGGCGCGGCCGACCTCGATGAGCGCATCCCCGCAGTGCTGGCGGACCTCGGCCTCCCGAACGGCGGACGCGTGGCCGAGAACGCCCTCATGACGGGACTGTCCGGAGGTCAGGCCGCACGCGTCGGGCTGGCCGCCCTGCTGCTGTCGCGCTTCGACATCGTCTTCCTCGACGAGCCGACGAACGACCTCGACCTCGACGGCCTCGATCGGCTGGAGGCTTTCGTTCGCGGACTCCGCGGTGGCGTCGTGCTGGTCAGTCACGACCGGGAGTTCCTTGCGCGAAGCGTCACCCGGGTTCTCGAGCTCGATCTCGCGCAGAACTCCTATCGCGTCTATGGCGGCGGGTACGACGCGTACATCGAGGAACGCGCGGTCGTCCGCCGTCACCTGCGGGAGAAGTACGACGAGTTCGCCGACAAGAAGGCGGATCTCGTCGCCCGTGCCCGCACGCAACGGGAGTGGTCGAGCCAGGGCGTGCGCAACGCGATGAAGAAGTCTCCGGACAACGACAAGATCAAGCGCAAGGCGTCGACGGAGTCCAGCGAGAAGCAGGCACAGAAGGTGCGTCAGATGGAGAGCCGGATCGCACGCCTCGACGAGGTCGAGGAGCCTCGAAAGGAGTGGCAGCTCGAGTTCACGATCGGGTCTGCGCCTCGCTCGAGCACCGTCGTGTCGACGTTGAACTCCGCGGTCTTCCGGCAGGGCGAATTCACGCTCGGTCCGCTGTCGCTGCAGGTCGACGCAGGCGATCGCATCGGCATCACCGGCCCGAACGGAGCGGGGAAGTCCACTCTGCTGCGCGCGCTCCTCGGGCGACAGGCGCCCGTCGAGGGTACCTCGACGCTCGGAGGCAGCGTGCTGATCGGAGAGATCGACCAGGCGCGCTCGCTCCTGGTCGGTGAGACTGCGCTCGCCGATGCGTTCGAGGCGCTCGTACCCGAGATGGCGTCGGCCGAGGTGCGGACTCTGCTGGCCAAGTTCGGTCTCAGGGCCGACCACGTGACGCGGCCGGTGGACGATCTCTCACCGGGGGAGCGCACGAGGGCGGCACTCGCCCTGCTGCAGGCGCGCGGGATCAACCTTCTGGTGCTCGACGAGCCCACCAACCACCTAGATCTTCCCGCGATCGAACAGCTCGAGCAGGCCCTCGAGGCCTATACGGGCACGCTTCTGCTCGTCACGCACGACCGTCGGATGCTGGAGGCGGTGCAGACGAACCGCCACTGGAGCGTCGAGAACGGACAGGTCGAAGAACGCTGAGTCTCGGTGCCTCGGAAGCTCAGCGACCCTGACGCTTCTTGTACGGCTTGGGCTGCCCCTTGACGATGGGCGCGCGTCCCTTGCCCTTGGACGCCTTGGCCTTCCCGCCCGCCGGAGCCGCGGTCTTCGGTGCGGGCGGGGGAGCAGCCGCGACAGTGGCCTGAGCCTCGACGAGGAACAGTTCTCCGACGCTCGTCAGGCGAGGTGTGCCCTCGCGGTTGATGAGCGTGTGGCCCACCTCTGCTTCGAGCTTGTCGAGCGAGGTGTAGAGCGACGCCAGCGGGATGCCCAGCTCCTTCGCGGCTCGGGGGAAGTGCAACGTCTCGGCGAGGACGACGTAGCGACGGAGCAGTGCCAACTTCATGCGCGTGAACGGTCCTTCTCGAACCGCGACGATCGCGGCTCTGGTTCTAACCTACGCGAGCCGGGGGCGCACACACCCCGGACGCACGGATGCCGCGGCTCGATGAGCCGCGGCATCCGGGGAGTCTTCGTCAGGCGACCTTCGGGAGAACGGCGAAGGACACCGAGCCCTCGTCGTCGACCCCGGCATCGAGGACCTTGTCGTCGAGCGCGGCGGCGGCCGTCTCATCGAGGAACAGACGGGTGCCTGAGACCTCGACGACCTGATCCTCAGGCTCGGGATCGGGCGTCACCAGGACGGCGAGACGCGCACCGCCGTCCGGCCCGGGCGCGGGCGTGGAGTGAATGCGGAGCCCTGCGTCGGTGGCATCGGTCTGACGGCTGACGAGGGTGTTCACGATTGCGGTGGCGTTATCGGTGAGGGTGAGCACGAGACTCTCCTTCCGGTTGCGGACACGACGCGGGTGCGGCGTGTCCGGGCCACGATTCCCCACCCGGTGACGCGTTTCAACCCGGCGCGCCCGGTTCGGAGGGGTCTCCCACCTGATGCAGAGGTTTTCTCAGGAAGACCTGTTCCGTCCCGTCGCCATCGGGCACTCGCACGGTCTCTCGGTAGCCGCACGCTTCGTAGAGGCGGATGTTCGCCTCGCTCAGGCTGCCTGTGAAGAGTTCTGCCTCCGCCGCCGTGGACGAGCGCTCCGCCGCGTCGAGGAGAGTTCGGCCGATGCCCTCGCCCTGCATGTCAGGCGCGATCGCGATGCGACCGATGAGCAGTACGCCGTCGTCCTCGACATACCGGATCGCGCCCACCATACGTCCGTCGACGCGGGCGGTCAGACCGCTGCCTGCGCGAAGCTCCGCCTCGACCTCGGCGAGCGTCTGCGTCAGCGGCGGCATGTCGGCACTGCCATAGATCTGCGCCTCCGAGACGAAGGCCGCTCGTTGCAGGGTGAGCACCTCACCGGCATCTGCTTCGGTCATCGGCGCGATAGCCAACTCTGGGTCGTCGCCGCCGGTCTGGTCACGGGATGTCTCTGGTTCGTTCACTGCGCCACGATCAGCCCTGCACCGGGGGACTGTCAACCCCCTCGAACATGAGGGCCTCGGAGGCTACCGTCGCAGACCACACCCGAGGAGGATTTCATGGCGGAGAACACCAAGTCCAAGACAGGCAGCACGTCCACGCGTGGAGCGAAGACGACCAGGCGACAGAACGCCGAGAAGGGCTTCACGGCCACTTCGACGCTGGCCGCCAACCTGCAGCTCGTGCTCGTCGACCTGATCGAGCTCTCATTGCAGGGCAAGCAGGCTCATTGGAACGTCGTCGGACGCAACTTCCGCGACACCCACCGTCAGCTCGACGAGATCATCGATGCGGCGCGCACTTTCAGCGACACGGTCGCCGAGCGCATGCGGGCGCTGCACGCCGTTCCCGACGGCCGCACCGACACGATCGCCGAGACGACATCGCTTCCCGCGTTCCCCATGGGTGAGGTGTCGACCACCGACACGATCGACCTCATCACCGCGCGCCTCGAAGCCGCGATCGGCACCGTCCGAGACGTCCACGATGCCGTCGATGAGGAGGACCCGACCTCTGCGGACATCCTGCACGCCGTCCTCGAGAGCCTCGAGCAGTTCGCCTGGATGGTCAGCGCCGAGAACCGGACCCCCGCCGGGCGCTGAGCGCTCGGGGGCTGTCTCTCAGCTCCGGTCGTCCGCCCCGCCCCGCTCGCCCTCGCGACGAACGAGGCGAGGGAGGACGATCCAGAGAAGGAGAACGCCCACCAGGGACGCGACGAGAGCGATGAGGCCCGCAGCGCGATTCACTGTGAAGTCGATGATGAGGGTCGTGACACCGATCGTGAGGGCGGCGATCGCCACGAGATCGATCTTCACGATGCGCGCGGCCACCCGCACGAGCTCGGGTTTGCGGCGCCGGCCGAACAGCGCCCTGTGCATACCGACCGGGGCGAGTGCCAGAATGGTGGCCACCGCGGCCAGGGCCACGAGCACCACATACACGTCCCGCTGGAACTCGTCCATGTCCTCGAACCGGGGGGTGAACGCGACGGCGAGGAGGAAACCAGTGAGGATCTGCGTTCCGGTCTGCATCACCCGCAGCTCTTGGAGCAGCTCTTCCCAGTTGCGGTCGGCGCGTTCGTTGCGGGTCTCATCGCGTCCGTCGATCAGGTCATCGCGTTCGGCGGCGGGCAGCGGCGCTTCGGGTTCCATGTGGTCAGTCTCGCGGGGGAGGCAGGATGCTGTCCAGGCTCTTGCACGACGAGCGATGAGGAGGCTCGGATGACGATTCCACCCATCCGCGAATGGTGGTCGGAGCTGTCCCTCGACGCGCAGGTCGAGGTGCTCGGCGACACCGCACCTCACCTCGGCGAGAAGGCTCGCGAGGAGATCCGCACCATCACGGGAGCCGTGGTCGGGATGGCCGAGAGACTGTCCGACGATGACCTCGCCTTTGCGCGCCAGGAGGCTCGGGCGGAGGTCGATGCGGCGGGCGATGATTGATCCGGGCCGCGCTCAGCTGCCGCTCGACGGGTGCTCTTCCCGCAGGCGCGGTTCCGTGCGGCGCTCGGGGCGCACCCCCGCCTTGTCTGCGTAGAAGGCACGGATCCGGTCCATGTCGGCGGGAATGTCGCCGGTCAGGTCGATCGTGGGTCCGAGGCCGGTCGTCATGGTGGTGCGATCGACGAACCCGAGCGTGATCGGCATCCCCGTCTCGCGGGCGATGCGGTAGAAGCCCGACTTCCAGTACTCGTTGCCACCGCGGGTGCCGTCGGGGGTGATGACCAGGCCGAACACGCTTCCTGAGTGGACCTGTGCGACCACATCGGTGACGACGCGGGCCGGGTCTGCTCGGTCGACGGGGATGCCCCCGAGGTGGCGCATGACCGGGCCCCGCCATCCCTTGAAGAGGCTGCTCTTGCCGAGCCAGTGCACCTCGATGTCCAGACGCCAGGCGATGGCGAGCATCAGCACGAAGTCCCAATTGGAGGTGTGCGGCGCGCCGATCAGGATCGTCGGGCGCGTCGGCGTGCCCTCAGCGGTGAGGGTCCAGCGGCTGAGCGTCCAGTACAGGCGGGCGATGAGTCGTTTGAGCACTCGTCAACCGTAGGGGAGCGCGGCTGTCCATCCGCTGTCGATTTCGGCGCCACCCGGTCGGAGCAGGCGTAGCATCTAATGATGGCCAAGACACAGGACTCCGTCGAGCAGGACGCTCCCAGCGCGCTCCAGCCGCTTCCGGACGCTCTGAACCTGCTCGAGAACGACTCCGCCGGGTATTGCAGCGGCGGCGTCTGCCACTTCCCCGCGCCGAAGACGCAGTAGCCAGTCAGACGCCGCCGCGGCGGTGATCAGTGTCCGCCGTGCACTCCGCCGGCGATGTCATCTGCGGGCTTGCGCACGAAGGCGCTGAGCGCAACGGCGGCGAGCGAGATGATCGCGGCGATCAGGAACGCCATGCGCGCACCCGGTGCGCCGGCAGCTGCTGTCTCCAGTCCTTCTGCCTCGCCGGCGTGCAGGATCGCCGAGTAGGTCACGGTGAGTACGGCCACGCCGGCCGCTCCGCCGACCTGCTGGAGCGTGTTGAGCACCGCCGATCCGTGCGAGTACAGCGATCGCTGAAGGGATCCGAGCGAGGCGGAGAACAGCGGCGTGAACGACATCGCCAGTCCGACCGACATCGCGGCCTGCACGATGATCAGCACCCACCACACGGTGTGCTCGCCCACGGTCGAGTAGTAGAACAGCGCCGCCGACACGAGGATCGTTCCGGGGATGAGAAGCGGGCGGGTGCCGCGTGCGTCGTACACCCGGCCCATGATCGGGCCCAGCAGACCCATCAGCACGGAGCCGGGCAGCAGGATGAGGCCGGACTCGAGGGCGTTGAGGCCGGCGACGTTCTGCAGGTACTGAGGGAGGAGCGTCAGCGTGCCGAACATCGACAGCGCGAGGATCGTCATGATGACGACCGAGAACGTGAAGTTCACGGAGCGGAACACGCGCAGGTCGAGCAGTGCGTCGTCGATGCGCTGCAGGACGAGTTGACGCCACACGAACAGCGCAAGCGCGACGGCGCCCACGACGAGCGCGACGATGCCTGCGGTCTCGCCGGACCCGCCCTCGCCGCCGAACTGGCTGAGGCCGAAGACGATGCCACCGAATCCGAGGGCTGCGAGCGGGATGGAGAGCACGTCGAGAGGGACCTTGCGGGTCTCGCCGAGGTTCGTCATCCACTTGGCGCCGATGAGAAGAGAGACGAGCGCGATCGGAAGGATGATCGCGAACAGCGCGCGCCAGTTGAGCGTTTCGAGGACGGCACCGGCGAGCGTCGGGCCGATCGCGGGAGCCAGCGAGATGACGAGACCGACACGGCCCATCATCCGGCCGCGGGACTGAGGCGGCACCACGTTCATGATCGTCGTCATGAGCAGCGGCATCATGATTCCGGTGCCTGCGGCCTGGATGACGCGACCGGCGAGCAGCACCTCGAAGCCGGGAGCGATCAGCGCGACCAGTGTTCCGAGTGAGAACGAGATCATCGCGGCGATGAAGACCTGGCGCGTCGTGAAGCGCTGCAGGATGAAACCGGTTGTCGGGATGACCACGGCCATGGTGAGCATGAACGCGCTCGTCAGCCACTGCCCGAGTTCGGGCGGGATTCCGAGATCCGCGTTCAGGTGCGGGATCGCGATTCCCATCGTCGTCTCGTTGAGGATGGCGACGAACGCAGCGACGAGAAGGAGCCAGATCACACGCATGTCGCTGCGAGAGATCTCCCCTCCTGACGACGCAGGGGGCGTGGTGATCGAACCGGTGTCGACGGCAGACATACGGCCTCCTAGGCACTGAAGAGGGGGGAGATCGCGCGAGTGCGCGGGGACCACTCAGCGTAACCACAGGTTCGGACATTTCATTCCGGATCCGCTCGGATCCGCTCTCAGCGGAGCTGGGGGCTGCCGCGAGCGGCCCGGCGTCCGCCACCCTGACTACGCTGGCGACATGAGCATGGGTGGCGGACGCGGCGGATTCCGCGGCGTGGACGAGAGCGCACAGCGTCGACTCAATGCCGAGGCGCCGCGGATCAGCGGACTCGGAGCGAGGGTCATCACCCTGTTCCGGCCGTACCGGTGGCGCATCTTCTGGACGGGCGTGCTGGTCGTCATCGGCGCCGGCATCGCGGTCATCCCGCCGCTGATCGTGCAGCGCATCTTCGATGATGCGCTGTTCCCCGTCGACGGCGGCGGTCCGCAGCTGCAGCTGCTCATCTGGCTCGTGTCGGCGATGGTCGGCCTGTTCCTCGTCTCCGCAGTTCTCGGCGTCGCCCAGACGTGGCTCACCTCGACGGTCGGCAACAGCGTCACCGGCGATCTGCGAGTACGGCTCTTCGAGCACCTGCAGGCGATGGAGCTCGGGTTCTTCACCCGCACGAAGACCGGGGTGATCCAGTCGAGGCTGCAGAACGACGTCGGCGGCGTCTCCGGCGTGCTGACGAACACGGTCACGAGCATCCTGGGCAACGTCGTCACGGTGATCGCCTCGCTGGTCGCGATGATCCTGATCGATTGGCGTCTGACCCTGATCGCTGTCGTGCTGATGCCGTTCCTGATCATCGTGCAGCGACGCGTCGGCCAGGTCCGCGCGCGCATCGCCGGGGAGACGCAGGAGTCGCTGTCGGAGCTCACCTCGATCACGCAGGAGACGCTGAGCGTGTCGGGGATGCTGCTGTCCAAGGCGTTCAACAGGCAGCGCACCGAATCCCAGCGCTACCAGGCGGAGAACCGCAACCAGGTGAAGCTGCAGGTTCGGAGGGCGATGAGCGGCCAGGGCTTCTTCGCCGTCGTCCAGGTGCTCATGGCGAGCGTGCCGGCTGTCATCTATCTCGTCTCGGGATACCTGATCGCGGGCGGTACCGGCGCGATCACCGCCGGTACCGTCGTCGCGTTCACGACGGTCCAGGCGCGTCTGCTCCAGCCGCTGATGGGCCTCATGCGGGTCTCGTTGGATCTGCAGACCTCGTCCGCGCTGTTCGCGCGCATCTTCGAGTACCTCGACCTCGTCCCCGAGATCCGGGACGCACCGGATGCGATCACCGTCGCCGAGGCGCCGGGGCCGCGCGGGCGGATCGAGTTCGACGACGTCGTCTTCCGCTATCCCGATGCCGCGCCGGACGCGCGCCCCACGCTCCAGGGTGTCTCGTTCGTCGCGGAACCGGGGAAGCACGTCGCGTTCGTGGGTCCTTCGGGGGCGGGCAAGACGACCGTGCTCTACCTCGCTCCGCGCCTGTACGAGGCTCACGGCGGGGCCGTGCTGTTCGCGGGGGCCGATGTCCGCACGCTCACGCAGGAGTCGATCATCGATCAGGTCGGGATCGTGTCGCAGGAGACCTATCTGTTCCACGCGACGATCCGCGAGAACCTCCTGTACGCGAAGCCGGGTGCGACGGAGGACGAGGTGATCGCCGCGTGCGTCGCGGCGAACATCCACCACATCATCGCCGGATTCGAAGACGGCTACGACACGGTCGTCGGAGAGCGCGGCTACCGGCTCTCGGGCGGCGAGAAGCAGCGCATCGCGATCGCCCGCGTGCTGCTCAAGGACCCGCCGGTGCTGCTGCTCGACGAGGCCACCTCGGCTCTCGACACCGTCTCCGAGCGCGTCGTTCAGGAGGCACTGGACGAGGCAGCCAAGGGACGCACGACCCTGACGATCGCGCACCGGCTGTCGACGGTGATCGGTGCGGACGTCATCCACGTGCTCGAGGCGGGGCGGATCGTCGAGTCCGGCACCCATGCCGAGCTCATCGCTCGTGGCGGGCTCTACGCCGAGCTCGCCGCGCAGCAGGTCGCGGCGTCTCGGGTGATCGAGACCGAGACCGTCATCGAGGAGGCCGTGGCCGGGGGAGTGAGTGCGGCGCTCGCCGACCGGCGGGCCGACCGTGCGCCGGAGGACTCCGCCGGAGCGGATGCGGTCGCGACCCTCACGGCGTCGGTGCCGCTGCTCGACGCTCCGCGCGCCGACGAGAGGGTATACCCGGCAGAGGGCTGAGCCGCTGTCAGGGCACCGAGCTGGTGTCAGTGCGCGGAGAGGCCACCGTCGATGAACAGCGACTGACCGGTGACGTAGCTCGATCCCGCACCAGCCAGGAAGACGGCGGCTGCCGCGAAATCCGAAGGCAGGCCGTTGCGACCGATCATCGTTCGGGCGGCAAGGGCGGCGATCTGGGCGGGGTCCTCCTGCAGTCGGGCGTTCAGCGGCGTGAGCACGAACCCGGGGACGAGCGTGTTGCTCGTGACGCCGGTGCCGCCCCAGGCCTCGGCCTCGGACCGCATCAGCGACTCCACCGCACCCTTGGACACGCCATAGATCCCGCTGCCGACGAAGGCACGGTGCGCCTGCTGAGAGCTGATGTGGATCAGCCGACCGTATCCGCGCTCGGCCATACCCACGCCGTAACGCTGCCCGAGCAGGAACGGCGCGAGGGCGTTCACGGTCATCGTCGCGTCCCAGTCGTGCTCGGTGATCTCGGCGAAGGGCGGACGGATGTTGACGCCGGCGGAGTTCACCAGGATGTCCGGCTCTCCGAAGGGCACGGCGGCAGCTTCCGCCACGGCACGGATCCCCTCGCGGGTGCTGAGATCGCCGACGACGCCTACCGCACGGCATCCGGCATCCGCGAGCTCGGCGACGGTCTCTTCGACTCTGGTCTCGCCGCGAGCGACGATCACGGTCGAGGCGCCCGCCTTCGCGAGTGCCGTGGCGATACCGCGGCCGATGCCGGAGCTGCCTCCGGTCACGACCGCCGTGCGGCCGTCGAGCGAGAAGAGGTCGGCGAGATAGCCGTTCATGTGTCTCCTGGGGAGTGCGCTCACCACGCCAGGGCAGCGGTGAGAGCTGGGTCGGGGCGGGCATCGGCGTACTCGGGCAGCGCCTGGATCTCGGCGGCGAACGAGGCCACGTCCTCGGCGTAGCGCGGATCGGCGTGCGTGGCGGCGATCTCGAGGAGCGGCGGCAGATCCATCGCCAGGATCAGTTCGAGGCGTGCGGTGACGGCGGCATGCGCACCGGCGTCGCGCAGCACGCGGATGCCTCCCCGGAGGGCCTGGAGATAGTCGCGGAGCACCGGCAGCTGCGCGCGGCCCTGGGTGATCGAGGTGCCGTCCGCTCGCAGCCGCCACCGGACCACCGTGTCGGGGATCACGTCGAAGGCCCGTGCACTGGTGTACATCTGCTGCGCGACCACCTGATCCTCGTAGGCGACCCCTTCGGGGAACCGCAGATCGCTCCAGAGGTCGGTGCGGCTGACCTTCGACCACGCGACGATGTTGGCGCTCGCGCGGGGGTGATCGATGATCGTGGTCCCGAGCCTTGCCGGGGAGGTGGCGGCCTCGACCCAGGGCTGCACGCGCCCAGGGACGTAGCGTTCTCCGTCGAAGCGCGAGCGCACATAGGCACCGGCGACGAAGTCGCTCCCCGTCTCGGTGAGGGTTCCGATGAGACGCTCGAGCGCGGTGGGGGTCAGTTCGTCGTCGCCGTCGAGGAAGCCGACCAGAGGGGTGTCGACGAGATCCACCCCCACGTTCCGTGCAGCACCGAGGCCGCGCGACGCCTCATGTCGCACCGCACGGAAGCGCGGATCGGATGCCGCGGCCGCGGCGAAGATCTCGGCTGTATCGTCGGTCGAGCCGTCGTCGATGAGGATCGCATGCCACCGATTCTCGGTCTGCGCACGCACCGAATCGAGTGCGGCCGGGGCGAATCCGGCGATGTCGCGGCCGGGGACGATCAGGGTCACGATCGGGGCGGATGCGGTCACCAGGCGAGTCTATGGCCGCGTGCGGAAGTCGCGCTCTCGGGCGTCTCGCCTCTCAGACGCCGACGACGGCACGCACGGACGCCGCCACGAGAGCTGCGAGCCGGTCCGGCAGATCGTCGGGCAGCGGGGCGTGGCCGAAGGTGAACCGCACAGAGCTCTGCGCGACGGAGGGGGCGATGCCGCAGGAGAGCAGCACGTGCGACGGGTCGTCGCTCCCGGCGGCGCACGCCGAACCGCTCGACGACACCACGCCCCTGCGCTCCAGCTCGAGCAGCACGGCCTCGCCGCTCATTCCCGCGAACGTGAAGCTCGCGGTTCCCGGGAGGCGCCGGATCGGATCTCCCGTGAGCGCCGCCTGGGGGACGGCTGCGAGCACGGCGGATACGAAACGCTGCGTCGCCGCTCCGACGACCGAGTTGACGGTGTCGCGTTCCGCCTCGGCGAGCTCCAGCGCCACGGCGAGGCCGACCGCTCCGGCGACGTTCTCCGTCCCCGATCGACGTCCTCTCTCCTGACCGCCCCCGTGCAGGAGAGGTTCGAGGGGGACCCGGCCGCGCACGGCGAGGGCGCCGATCCCCTTGGGCGCTCCGAGCTTGTGCCCGGCGATCGCGATCGCATCCGCCCCGAGTCCGGCGAGCGGCAGCCACCCCGCGGACTGCACCGCGTCGACGTGCAGCGGCACGCCGGCCGCGCGGGTCACCTCCGCGAGCGAGGGCATGTCCTGGACCGTGCCGATCTCGTTGTTGGCATGTCCGAGGGCGACCAGCGCGGTGTCGCGGCGCACCACCGCTCGCAGGGATGCATCGGAGACCCGGCCGTGCGTGTCGACGGCCGCCGCCGTGACCTCCACGCCGTGGAAGCGTCGCAAGTAGTCCGCGGACTCCAGGATCGACT of Microbacterium sp. LWH13-1.2 contains these proteins:
- a CDS encoding DUF4190 domain-containing protein, translated to MTQYAAPAKTNVLALVGFIAAFMIPLAGVILSVFARRQLDAPGNAESGRGLARWAMVIGVLGTLAQIGFFIIWFSLFFRAVGAMAS
- a CDS encoding ABC-F family ATP-binding cassette domain-containing protein yields the protein MTATLVAQNLAGGYGHRILFEGLDLTVAPGDVIGVVGANGAGKSTLLRILAGVLAPADGTVSLAPTDAFVGWLPQEHERVEDETVAEYIARRTGCAAATREMDAAAAALGDPSLAPAGTDPADTYSQALDRWLASGAADLDERIPAVLADLGLPNGGRVAENALMTGLSGGQAARVGLAALLLSRFDIVFLDEPTNDLDLDGLDRLEAFVRGLRGGVVLVSHDREFLARSVTRVLELDLAQNSYRVYGGGYDAYIEERAVVRRHLREKYDEFADKKADLVARARTQREWSSQGVRNAMKKSPDNDKIKRKASTESSEKQAQKVRQMESRIARLDEVEEPRKEWQLEFTIGSAPRSSTVVSTLNSAVFRQGEFTLGPLSLQVDAGDRIGITGPNGAGKSTLLRALLGRQAPVEGTSTLGGSVLIGEIDQARSLLVGETALADAFEALVPEMASAEVRTLLAKFGLRADHVTRPVDDLSPGERTRAALALLQARGINLLVLDEPTNHLDLPAIEQLEQALEAYTGTLLLVTHDRRMLEAVQTNRHWSVENGQVEER
- a CDS encoding LysR family transcriptional regulator, whose translation is MKLALLRRYVVLAETLHFPRAAKELGIPLASLYTSLDKLEAEVGHTLINREGTPRLTSVGELFLVEAQATVAAAPPPAPKTAAPAGGKAKASKGKGRAPIVKGQPKPYKKRQGR
- a CDS encoding GNAT family N-acetyltransferase, with translation MTEADAGEVLTLQRAAFVSEAQIYGSADMPPLTQTLAEVEAELRAGSGLTARVDGRMVGAIRYVEDDGVLLIGRIAIAPDMQGEGIGRTLLDAAERSSTAAEAELFTGSLSEANIRLYEACGYRETVRVPDGDGTEQVFLRKPLHQVGDPSEPGAPG
- a CDS encoding DNA starvation/stationary phase protection protein; amino-acid sequence: MAENTKSKTGSTSTRGAKTTRRQNAEKGFTATSTLAANLQLVLVDLIELSLQGKQAHWNVVGRNFRDTHRQLDEIIDAARTFSDTVAERMRALHAVPDGRTDTIAETTSLPAFPMGEVSTTDTIDLITARLEAAIGTVRDVHDAVDEEDPTSADILHAVLESLEQFAWMVSAENRTPAGR
- a CDS encoding DUF6328 family protein translates to MEPEAPLPAAERDDLIDGRDETRNERADRNWEELLQELRVMQTGTQILTGFLLAVAFTPRFEDMDEFQRDVYVVLVALAAVATILALAPVGMHRALFGRRRKPELVRVAARIVKIDLVAIAALTIGVTTLIIDFTVNRAAGLIALVASLVGVLLLWIVLPRLVRREGERGGADDRS
- a CDS encoding 1-acyl-sn-glycerol-3-phosphate acyltransferase, which translates into the protein MLKRLIARLYWTLSRWTLTAEGTPTRPTILIGAPHTSNWDFVLMLAIAWRLDIEVHWLGKSSLFKGWRGPVMRHLGGIPVDRADPARVVTDVVAQVHSGSVFGLVITPDGTRGGNEYWKSGFYRIARETGMPITLGFVDRTTMTTGLGPTIDLTGDIPADMDRIRAFYADKAGVRPERRTEPRLREEHPSSGS
- a CDS encoding MDR family MFS transporter is translated as MSAVDTGSITTPPASSGGEISRSDMRVIWLLLVAAFVAILNETTMGIAIPHLNADLGIPPELGQWLTSAFMLTMAVVIPTTGFILQRFTTRQVFIAAMISFSLGTLVALIAPGFEVLLAGRVIQAAGTGIMMPLLMTTIMNVVPPQSRGRMMGRVGLVISLAPAIGPTLAGAVLETLNWRALFAIILPIALVSLLIGAKWMTNLGETRKVPLDVLSIPLAALGFGGIVFGLSQFGGEGGSGETAGIVALVVGAVALALFVWRQLVLQRIDDALLDLRVFRSVNFTFSVVIMTILALSMFGTLTLLPQYLQNVAGLNALESGLILLPGSVLMGLLGPIMGRVYDARGTRPLLIPGTILVSAALFYYSTVGEHTVWWVLIIVQAAMSVGLAMSFTPLFSASLGSLQRSLYSHGSAVLNTLQQVGGAAGVAVLTVTYSAILHAGEAEGLETAAAGAPGARMAFLIAAIISLAAVALSAFVRKPADDIAGGVHGGH
- a CDS encoding ABC transporter ATP-binding protein translates to MSMGGGRGGFRGVDESAQRRLNAEAPRISGLGARVITLFRPYRWRIFWTGVLVVIGAGIAVIPPLIVQRIFDDALFPVDGGGPQLQLLIWLVSAMVGLFLVSAVLGVAQTWLTSTVGNSVTGDLRVRLFEHLQAMELGFFTRTKTGVIQSRLQNDVGGVSGVLTNTVTSILGNVVTVIASLVAMILIDWRLTLIAVVLMPFLIIVQRRVGQVRARIAGETQESLSELTSITQETLSVSGMLLSKAFNRQRTESQRYQAENRNQVKLQVRRAMSGQGFFAVVQVLMASVPAVIYLVSGYLIAGGTGAITAGTVVAFTTVQARLLQPLMGLMRVSLDLQTSSALFARIFEYLDLVPEIRDAPDAITVAEAPGPRGRIEFDDVVFRYPDAAPDARPTLQGVSFVAEPGKHVAFVGPSGAGKTTVLYLAPRLYEAHGGAVLFAGADVRTLTQESIIDQVGIVSQETYLFHATIRENLLYAKPGATEDEVIAACVAANIHHIIAGFEDGYDTVVGERGYRLSGGEKQRIAIARVLLKDPPVLLLDEATSALDTVSERVVQEALDEAAKGRTTLTIAHRLSTVIGADVIHVLEAGRIVESGTHAELIARGGLYAELAAQQVAASRVIETETVIEEAVAGGVSAALADRRADRAPEDSAGADAVATLTASVPLLDAPRADERVYPAEG
- a CDS encoding SDR family oxidoreductase; the protein is MNGYLADLFSLDGRTAVVTGGSSGIGRGIATALAKAGASTVIVARGETRVEETVAELADAGCRAVGVVGDLSTREGIRAVAEAAAVPFGEPDILVNSAGVNIRPPFAEITEHDWDATMTVNALAPFLLGQRYGVGMAERGYGRLIHISSQQAHRAFVGSGIYGVSKGAVESLMRSEAEAWGGTGVTSNTLVPGFVLTPLNARLQEDPAQIAALAARTMIGRNGLPSDFAAAAVFLAGAGSSYVTGQSLFIDGGLSAH